The genomic DNA ACTGCCTCGATCGCCGATACGACATCACGTCCCCAGCGGTGGACAAGCGGTTGACGCAGCCATTGCGGCATTTTTTGCGGCGGCATTTTTGCAAAGGGTTCGGGCATGTCCGACACCTTGCGCAGCACCGCATTGACCAGCCCCGTCATATGCTGCGTGCGGTTGCCGTGGCGAACTAGGTCGACCATCGCGTTCACCACGCCATGCGCGGCCGATCCATCCACCGCCAGCTCCACCACACCCAGCCGCAAGACGTTTCGCACCAAGGCGGGGGGCGATTTGCGCAGATAGGGCTTGAGGACCTTATCGGCTTGCTCGATATGGCGCAGGGTGGTCAGTACAAGCCGTTGCGCGCGGGCGCGATCAGATGGCGACAGGCCCGCGATGGGGCTACCGTCAGCCTCCAAAGCCTGGCTCAATTGCGCGCCGTCTTCCAGCACCGCATCCAAAAGCGCCAAGGCCGCGCCGCGTGCTGTTGTTCCATCGACCGCCATATTTTCACCCGTGTTGTCTGTCCGTCTCAAGCGGCCTATATCAAAGCAACTGCCCAGACAAGGAAGGCCGGACCATGCCCGACAAAGACCGCGAACTCCCCGCCGCCGCCCAACGCGCCTTGGACGAGGCCGAAGCGCGCCGCCAAGAGGCCGATGAAAAGGTCGCCGCCATGCCCAAAGAGCTGGGCGGGCGCGATGGACCAGAGGCCGTGCGCTATGGCGATTGGGAAAAGAAGGGGATTGCCGTCGATTTCTGATCGCGTCAAATTCGTAAGAAGGGTTGCGCCAGACGTGGCAGCAGCCCGTTGAACCGCAGTGGCGCATCGGTGGCGGCAAGGCAGATGCAATCGGGGCCAACCTCGGCCACGGGTTGATGGTTCAATTCCTCATTTGCAATCTCAAGGTCACCTGGGCCAAAGCGGTCGGTCTCGTCGCGAAAGGCGCCTTGCAGCACCAGCGTCAATTCCA from Pseudorhodobacter turbinis includes the following:
- a CDS encoding DUF1674 domain-containing protein gives rise to the protein MPDKDRELPAAAQRALDEAEARRQEADEKVAAMPKELGGRDGPEAVRYGDWEKKGIAVDF